A genomic stretch from Candidatus Sysuiplasma jiujiangense includes:
- a CDS encoding 3-isopropylmalate dehydratase large subunit has translation MGSTTVEKIVSRACGKAVSAGEKLESLPVDRLYLNEVVAPPAIINFQNDFSKVFRDTQSPKQVFDRSRVTFFADHSVPSCSESVSRGIALMKTFSNETGVRMYKEGDGIEHTVAGEEGSVLPGEIVVATDSHTCTQGALGALAFGIGATEAEYAMANGEIYSFSVPETIRFSIGGELSDGVFAKDLILHILGMMGQDGCSRRIAEFDGRCISSMDMDGRFTMCNLSVEMGARSAIINPDDSTSAYIREAFANSGKSFDGSALDKARRSDSDAVFSSVFEVDAADVEPTVALPHSPANAKPVSEVDDEIDTVFIGSCANARKSDLEIAARILGGRRISRRVNLIVIPASRRIYNWAASNGILSRLAEAGANIESSNCGPCFGKHMGVLGPGQRCVSTSNRNYRGRMGSPDAMIYLASPAVAAACAIEGKIADPRKYLR, from the coding sequence ATGGGCTCTACCACGGTGGAAAAGATCGTGTCAAGGGCATGCGGGAAGGCTGTAAGTGCGGGGGAGAAGCTGGAATCCCTTCCTGTGGACAGGTTATATCTGAACGAAGTTGTTGCGCCACCAGCAATTATCAACTTCCAGAATGACTTCAGCAAGGTATTCAGGGACACGCAATCGCCGAAGCAGGTGTTTGACAGATCCAGAGTAACATTTTTTGCAGATCACAGCGTGCCATCATGCTCCGAGAGTGTTAGCAGGGGGATTGCCCTGATGAAGACATTTTCGAATGAAACGGGCGTCAGAATGTACAAGGAAGGGGACGGCATAGAACATACTGTGGCTGGAGAAGAAGGTTCCGTGCTTCCCGGGGAAATAGTCGTGGCCACAGACTCGCACACATGCACGCAGGGTGCCCTGGGTGCACTTGCATTCGGAATAGGAGCAACGGAGGCTGAATATGCGATGGCGAATGGTGAAATCTACTCATTCTCCGTTCCTGAAACGATTCGCTTTTCAATCGGAGGCGAGCTGTCCGATGGTGTTTTTGCAAAGGATCTGATTTTACACATACTGGGAATGATGGGACAGGACGGCTGTTCAAGAAGGATCGCCGAATTCGATGGCCGGTGCATCAGCTCAATGGACATGGACGGAAGATTTACGATGTGCAATCTCTCTGTGGAAATGGGTGCCAGAAGCGCCATCATCAATCCTGATGACTCCACTTCGGCATATATACGCGAAGCATTCGCCAATTCAGGAAAGAGTTTTGACGGCAGTGCACTAGATAAAGCGCGGCGAAGCGATTCGGATGCAGTGTTCTCGTCCGTGTTTGAAGTCGATGCCGCAGATGTCGAACCAACTGTGGCACTGCCGCATTCGCCTGCCAATGCGAAGCCGGTGAGCGAAGTTGATGATGAAATTGACACCGTCTTCATAGGGTCATGCGCAAATGCCAGGAAATCCGATCTTGAAATAGCTGCCAGGATACTAGGCGGAAGAAGGATCAGCCGAAGGGTTAACCTTATCGTAATCCCGGCGAGCAGGAGGATCTACAACTGGGCTGCCTCTAACGGCATTCTTTCCCGGCTGGCAGAGGCAGGGGCGAATATAGAATCATCTAACTGCGGTCCCTGTTTCGGAAAGCACATGGGTGTCCTGGGGCCAGGTCAGCGTTGCGTGAGCACGAGTAACAGGAATTACAGGGGCAGAATGGGATCTCCGGATGCAATGATTTACCTGGCATCTCCTGCAGTGGCCGCTGCCTGCGCAATCGAAGGAAAAATCGCAGATCCGAGGAAGTATCTGAGGTGA
- the leuD gene encoding 3-isopropylmalate dehydratase small subunit (catalyzes the isomerization between 2-isopropylmalate and 3-isopropylmalate in leucine biosynthesis), whose translation MKIAGNVRRKFGDDINTDYIIPAHLLQESWDPHFFAAHAFEKFDPLFREKCQAGDSNIIVAGRNFGCGSSREQAVYALKYNGVVAVVAESFPDIFYRNALNNGLLPVRTPRAGGIQEGDSVTIDVSAGTMIVNETGSAIMLPDLDDYAGVMSKGGMLGLAQERLRERLMRAGGD comes from the coding sequence ATGAAGATAGCAGGGAATGTCAGGAGAAAATTCGGGGATGACATAAACACCGACTACATCATACCGGCTCATCTTCTCCAGGAAAGCTGGGATCCGCATTTTTTTGCGGCTCATGCCTTTGAAAAATTCGATCCGCTTTTCAGGGAAAAATGTCAGGCGGGCGACAGCAACATTATTGTGGCCGGGCGCAACTTCGGCTGCGGAAGTTCGCGTGAGCAGGCCGTCTATGCCCTGAAATACAACGGCGTCGTGGCAGTCGTGGCGGAATCGTTTCCCGATATCTTCTACCGGAATGCGCTGAACAACGGCCTCCTTCCTGTCAGGACACCACGCGCCGGGGGTATTCAGGAGGGTGATTCTGTAACGATAGACGTTTCTGCCGGCACAATGATTGTCAATGAGACCGGCAGCGCCATCATGCTTCCGGATCTTGATGATTACGCCGGTGTCATGTCGAAAGGCGGAATGCTCGGACTTGCACAGGAGCGGTTACGTGAGAGGCTTATGCGTGCAGGAGGGGATTAG
- a CDS encoding isocitrate/isopropylmalate dehydrogenase family protein gives MITPVSCRKAECSDLHRSGYVRGLCVQEGISLGFRIAVMEGDGVGKEVVSAAIEVISAVERKFDIGFSFENAPAGDELLRRDGSPFPRSSFNAIEEADATLKGPLGWSAKDVIVRLRRDLDLFANIRPARTLYGAVSPAKPIDLVIVRENTEDLYSEIEFDLGDGAIAMKVITRQATARIAEYAARVAMNRNKSMKVTCVHKSNVLQKTDGLFSNISRDVISNYPAIRFEEMLVDAAAMNLIRNPQDFDVILTSNLYGDILSDEAAQIAGGIGFAPSANIGRDHAIFEPVHGAAFDIAGGGAANPAGMILSAAMMLRYLGEGHGSNECMIAAAAVERAVEDALSRGVVTADSGGTASTSDFGRYVSRSILAQ, from the coding sequence ATGATTACGCCGGTGTCATGTCGAAAGGCGGAATGCTCGGACTTGCACAGGAGCGGTTACGTGAGAGGCTTATGCGTGCAGGAGGGGATTAGCCTGGGTTTCAGAATCGCCGTAATGGAGGGGGACGGTGTCGGAAAGGAGGTGGTATCCGCGGCTATTGAGGTGATTTCTGCGGTCGAAAGGAAATTTGACATCGGTTTCTCGTTTGAGAACGCTCCGGCCGGCGATGAGCTGCTCAGAAGAGATGGCAGCCCCTTCCCGCGATCATCGTTCAACGCAATAGAGGAAGCAGACGCGACACTGAAAGGTCCGCTAGGATGGAGTGCAAAGGACGTAATCGTCAGGCTCAGGCGTGATCTTGACCTTTTTGCCAACATACGGCCGGCCAGGACACTATATGGTGCCGTAAGTCCGGCGAAACCCATAGACCTTGTCATTGTCAGGGAAAATACCGAAGACCTCTACAGTGAAATTGAATTCGATCTTGGAGACGGCGCGATAGCAATGAAGGTCATCACAAGGCAGGCTACTGCAAGAATAGCAGAATATGCGGCAAGGGTTGCGATGAACAGAAATAAGTCAATGAAGGTTACATGCGTTCACAAATCGAATGTTCTGCAAAAGACCGACGGCTTGTTTTCAAATATATCGCGCGATGTGATTTCAAATTACCCTGCCATTCGTTTCGAAGAAATGCTTGTGGACGCCGCCGCCATGAACCTGATACGCAATCCGCAGGATTTCGATGTTATTCTGACATCCAACCTATATGGAGACATACTTTCTGACGAAGCTGCGCAGATCGCCGGCGGGATAGGTTTCGCACCCTCAGCCAACATCGGCCGGGATCATGCCATATTTGAACCTGTGCACGGGGCGGCATTTGACATAGCGGGCGGCGGTGCGGCCAATCCGGCGGGCATGATACTTTCTGCCGCAATGATGCTCCGTTACCTCGGAGAGGGACACGGCAGCAATGAGTGCATGATTGCCGCTGCAGCTGTTGAGAGGGCGGTGGAAGATGCACTTTCGAGGGGGGTGGTGACTGCAGATTCAGGCGGAACGGCCAGCACTTCAGATTTCGGCAGATACGTCTCCAGAAGCATACTGGCTCAATGA
- a CDS encoding 2,3-bisphosphoglycerate-independent phosphoglycerate mutase codes for MSERKILLLICDGLGDRPVEELHGRTPLQAARKPATDRIASSAMHGLLYTIKPGFIPGSDTSHLSILGYDPAEFYTGRGPFEALGAGLHLSRGDIAFRCNFATVDSGGKIVDRRAGRIREPETAELASLVSNMRIDDVSVTFKESTEHRCVLVLSGKDLGANVSDTDPGETGSPVLQSRPLDRHSARTAEVLNKFTFQASKILAGSEVNRKRIQRNLPPANTILARSGGMYPELQPFSVKHGMSFGAIAAEGLIKGICLALGADVVTPAGATAGMDTNLGSKGKAALKMLDTNDFVFIHVKPTDIAGHDGNAAGKVSIIERVDAMLNDIFAELDENVVFAMTADHSTPVSAKEHTCDPVPLMIYSKGLRSDGISSFDEISAARGSLNGLRGLDIMPLLKGYAQRNKKYGA; via the coding sequence ATGAGTGAACGGAAGATACTTCTTCTGATATGCGACGGTCTTGGAGACAGGCCAGTAGAGGAACTGCACGGCAGGACTCCATTGCAGGCCGCAAGGAAGCCAGCAACTGACAGGATTGCGTCATCCGCCATGCACGGACTCCTCTACACGATAAAACCAGGTTTTATTCCTGGAAGCGATACCTCGCATCTTTCCATACTCGGCTATGATCCTGCTGAATTTTATACGGGGCGCGGACCGTTTGAGGCACTCGGGGCAGGATTGCATCTCTCACGGGGGGATATAGCGTTCAGATGCAATTTCGCGACGGTCGATTCCGGAGGAAAAATAGTGGACAGGAGAGCAGGGCGTATCAGGGAGCCGGAAACCGCCGAGCTCGCCTCGCTTGTATCAAACATGCGTATAGATGATGTAAGTGTAACATTCAAGGAAAGCACGGAACACAGATGCGTCCTGGTGCTGAGCGGGAAGGATCTGGGAGCAAACGTCAGCGACACGGATCCTGGCGAGACAGGAAGTCCGGTTCTCCAGTCAAGACCGCTCGACAGGCACTCCGCGAGGACTGCCGAGGTACTCAATAAATTTACTTTTCAGGCTTCGAAGATTCTTGCCGGTTCCGAAGTCAACAGGAAGAGGATTCAAAGAAATCTTCCGCCTGCCAATACAATTCTTGCGAGGAGCGGGGGAATGTATCCCGAGCTTCAGCCTTTCAGTGTAAAGCACGGCATGTCCTTCGGTGCAATTGCCGCGGAGGGACTCATAAAGGGCATCTGCCTTGCACTCGGGGCAGATGTTGTAACTCCGGCCGGCGCCACTGCAGGGATGGACACCAACCTTGGATCAAAGGGAAAGGCTGCGCTGAAGATGCTTGACACGAACGATTTTGTATTCATCCATGTGAAGCCTACAGACATTGCCGGGCATGACGGCAATGCAGCCGGCAAGGTATCAATAATCGAGCGTGTGGATGCAATGCTTAACGACATATTCGCTGAGTTGGATGAAAATGTTGTGTTTGCAATGACTGCCGACCATTCAACGCCTGTTTCGGCGAAGGAACATACCTGCGATCCGGTGCCGCTTATGATTTATTCGAAGGGGCTTCGCTCCGACGGAATTTCCTCGTTCGACGAAATAAGTGCGGCCCGCGGTTCGCTCAACGGCCTCAGAGGGCTCGACATCATGCCGCTGCTGAAGGGATATGCCCAGCGGAATAAGAAGTACGGCGCATGA
- a CDS encoding ATP-NAD kinase family protein, with protein MKERTERTIGLITNPIAGLGGSKALKGTDGELARRAISMGAGGNAVRRTFEALASLIDILDDNDIDPPKILSCHGPMGEAALLRSRYPNYSAVYSYEGKTSSGEDTRLAAAVMEAMGASIIAFAGGDGTLRDASGGIRRRTPLIGIPSGVKMYSGAFLRKPELFGQSILGWFESGCPTKSVNMLDFEDIAEGNISVSNYGTVISPMLETVQQSKEETIGDEDSKQDIAEYFISTMDDSLTYLMGTGSTVKEIVKEMGYRTHVLGVDVFMGRKMVCADATDSMIAQAVENAGPGKVRIVVTPTGGSGFLFGRGNQQFTPEMLKEIGRENIIVLCTPRKLESIGTIRIDTGDREVDRTLSGNYEVIKGFGIRRITHIGSE; from the coding sequence TTGAAGGAAAGGACGGAGCGCACTATCGGGCTGATAACCAACCCGATCGCTGGACTCGGAGGGAGCAAGGCGCTCAAAGGAACAGACGGCGAGCTGGCCCGGCGTGCCATTTCAATGGGTGCAGGTGGGAACGCTGTCAGGAGGACTTTCGAGGCACTTGCATCCCTGATAGATATTCTGGATGACAACGACATTGATCCGCCTAAGATACTCAGCTGCCATGGGCCAATGGGGGAAGCGGCCCTGCTCCGCTCACGATATCCGAATTACTCAGCGGTTTACTCATATGAGGGCAAAACATCCTCTGGTGAAGATACCAGACTCGCGGCAGCCGTGATGGAGGCAATGGGGGCATCCATCATTGCGTTTGCAGGCGGTGACGGAACGCTGAGGGATGCGTCAGGAGGCATTAGAAGGAGGACACCGTTAATCGGTATTCCCTCCGGCGTAAAGATGTATTCCGGAGCGTTTCTACGTAAACCTGAATTGTTTGGTCAATCCATCCTGGGCTGGTTTGAGTCCGGCTGCCCTACAAAGAGTGTAAATATGCTGGATTTCGAGGACATTGCTGAAGGAAACATCAGCGTCTCAAACTATGGAACCGTCATCTCACCAATGCTGGAGACCGTCCAGCAGTCCAAGGAAGAGACGATCGGTGATGAGGATAGTAAGCAGGATATTGCAGAATATTTCATCAGTACGATGGACGATTCCTTGACATACCTGATGGGTACCGGCTCTACTGTGAAGGAAATAGTGAAAGAAATGGGGTACAGGACGCATGTCCTGGGAGTCGACGTGTTCATGGGAAGGAAGATGGTATGCGCCGATGCCACAGACAGCATGATTGCACAGGCTGTTGAAAATGCGGGTCCAGGTAAGGTGCGGATAGTTGTCACGCCGACAGGCGGCAGCGGATTCCTGTTCGGAAGGGGAAACCAGCAGTTTACACCGGAAATGCTGAAGGAAATTGGCAGAGAGAACATAATCGTGCTCTGCACTCCGCGCAAACTGGAATCCATCGGAACAATCAGGATCGACACGGGTGACAGGGAGGTGGACAGGACGCTCAGCGGAAACTATGAAGTAATAAAAGGCTTCGGCATAAGGAGGATAACACATATAGGCAGCGAGTGA